In the Nicotiana tabacum cultivar K326 chromosome 16, ASM71507v2, whole genome shotgun sequence genome, one interval contains:
- the LOC107821469 gene encoding proteinaceous RNase P 1, chloroplastic/mitochondrial, which produces MVFRRMGYFSPCLSKTSPFFSLLTKTPYPFQLPHTIHFFKPIHTKFPHTDPFSMNQKTHLCTSAAFLQQPTSKTFSNSRSTKKARRDAPESVLRHKLDQCSKHGDLQEALRLYEEAKLNNISLNVHHYNVLLYLCSASCTKEFGIEKGFEIFKQMGVNGVTPNEATFTSAARLALAKQDPKMAFDIVKKMKSCGVPPKLRSYGPALFGFCDKGMADNAYEVDIHMGESGVVAEEAELSALLKVSSLSKRADKVYETMHRLRASVRQVCEETAGVIEDWFKSEYAAEVGMENWDVGKVKEGVVKGGGGWHGQGWLGKGNWTVVRAEMDSSGVCRLCGEKLVCIDIDPKETENFANSLAKLACEREVKANFVQFQEWLQKHGPFDAVVDGANVGLITQRSFNFSQLRNVVNKLRQMSKSKKLPLVILHKSRATGGPAQHPNNKQLLESWKKAGALYATPHGSNDDWYWLYAAVSSKGLLLTNDEMRDHLFQLLGTSFFPRWKEKHQIRMTASRDDGLKLHMPPPYSIVIQESEHGCWHVPTVIGDDIEMPRQWVCATRRKALHSLFRRTGVSNH; this is translated from the coding sequence ATGGTCTTTCGTCGCATGGGTTATTTTTCAccttgtctttctaaaacctcacccttcttctctcttctcacAAAAACCCCTTATCCATTTCAACTTCCCCATACTATCCACTTCTTTAAACCAATTCATACCAAATTCCCACATACAGATCCCTTTTCCATGAACCAAAAGACCCATCTCTGCACTTCCGCTGCTTTCCTCCAACAACCGACAAGTAAAACCTTCTCCAATAGCAGGTCCACCAAGAAAGCCCGGCGTGACGCCCCTGAAAGCGTGCTGCGCCATAAGCTAGACCAGTGTTCAAAACACGGTGACTTACAGGAAGCCCTTCGCCTTTATGAAGAAGCTAAGTTAAACAACATTTCACTCAATGTTCATCATTATAATGTGTTGCTTTATCTTTGTTCTGCTTCTTGTACCAAGGAATTTGGTATTGAAAAAGGATTTGAGATTTTCAAACAGATGGGTGTAAATGGTGTTACTCCTAATGAGGCCACGTTCACTAGTGCTGCTAGATTGGCGCTTGCTAAGCAAGACCCAAAAATGGCTTTTGATATAGTGAAGAAAATGAAGAGTTGTGGTGTTCCTCCGAAGTTAAGATCATATGGGCCAGCGTTGTTTGGGTTTTGTGATAAGGGAATGGCTGATAATGCGTATGAAGTTGACATACATATGGGGGAATCAGGGGTTGTGGCTGAGGAAGCAGAGCTTTCTGCACTGTTAAAAGTTAGTTCTCTGTCCAAAAGGGCTGATAAAGTATATGAGACGATGCATAGATTAAGGGCAAGTGTAAGGCAGGTGTGTGAAGAGACGGCTGGTGTGATAGAGGACTGGTTTAAGTCTGAATATGCTGCAGAGGTTGGGATGGAGAATTGGGATGTTGGGAAAGTGAAGGAAGGTGTTGTGAAAGGAGGGGGTGGTTGGCATGGACAAGGCTGGTTGGGAAAGGGGAATTGGACCGTGGTGAGAGCCGAGATGGATAGCTCTGGAGTTTGTCGTTTGTGTGGGGAAAAGCTTGTGTGCATTGACATTGATCCTAAGGAGACAGAGAACTTTGCTAATTCCTTGGCAAAATTGGCTTGTGAAAGAGAGGTTAAGGCTAATTTTGTGCAATTTCAGGAGTGGCTTCAGAAGCATGGTCCATTCGATGCTGTGGTGGATGGTGCAAATGTCGGCCTTATCACTCAACGAAgttttaatttctctcagctcAGAAATGTTGTCAATAAATTAAGACAGATGAGTAAATCAAAGAAACTTCCGCTAGTTATTTTGCACAAAAGTCGTGCAACTGGTGGTCCTGCTCAACATCCTAATAACAAGCAGTTGTTAGAAAGCTGGAAAAAAGCGGGTGCACTTTATGCCACTCCACATGGTTCAAATGATGATTGGTACTGGTTATATGCTGCTGTCAGTTCCAAAGGTTTGCTTTTGACAAATGATGAGATGAGAGACCACTTGTTCCAACTATTGGGCACTAGCTTTTTCCCCAGATGGAAGGAAAAACATCAGATCCGGATGACAGCTTCAAGGGATGATGGACTTAAGCTCCATATGCCGCCACCGTATTCAATTGTTATTCAGGAGTCAGAGCATGGTTGTTGGCATGTGCCAACTGTTATTGGAGATGACATTGAGATGCCAAGACAGTGGGTATGTGCTACCAGGAGAAAAGCACTGCACTCTCTCTTTCGACGAACTGGGGTATCAAATCATTAA